The Leucobacter viscericola sequence AGCATGAATTCTGTCTCGAGCGCGAACCACGTCGATTCCCAGCCGGTGGGGGCGAAGAACTCGGTGACATACTGCGCCGTGTCTTCGGGGGTGAGCAGGCACTCGCGGCTCGCGAGCAGCGGAATCAGCTCGGCCGCGCGCTCCTGCAAGAACTGGGTGCGCTGGTCGTACTCACGATCGAGCAGCGCGAGAAACAGCTCTTCCTTGCTGGAAAAGTTTGAGTAGAACGCTCCGCGCGTGAACCCAGCCCGACTGCAGACACTCTCGACAGACGCGCCCTGCAGGCCAGATTCGGTGAACACCTCGGCCGCCGCATCGAGCAGGCGGTTTCGAGTCTCCAGGCGGCGGGCACTGAGGGCTGCCTCGGGAACCTGGTTGGAACCGTCGGCTGATCCCGCGCTTACGCGCGCGTCGGAGGCCTCGGGATCGGGGAACATGTGCAACATCATCGCACACTCAGCGAGCTTGAAGCGAAGAGTGGATACATTTGTGTATCGGAAACGGATACACTCGTGTATCGAAATACTTGGATCCCGCAAGATCGCCAACCACCGTGCTATTTTGCAGTCCCGCCAATCCCACAACCGCACAAGTCCCGCCAACCACCGTGACCGGAAGGCCCGCATGTCCACGCTTCTTTACGCCCTCGGACGATGGGCGACGCGTGCAAGAACGCTCGTTCTGATCCTCTGGATCGCACTGCTCGCGCTGCTGGGAACGGGTGCCGCGCTGTTCGGACAGGGAGCGAACGCGCCCATCTCGATTCCGGGAACCGAGTCGCAGGATGCGATCACGCAGCTCGGCCTCACATTTCCAGAGGTCAGTGGCACGAGCGCCACGATTATCGTGGTCGCTCCGAAGGGCGAAAAGGTCGACGCCGAGCCCTACAAGGGAATTGTCGACGATGCCGCGAAGGATCTCGAAGACGTCACCGCCGTGACCGCGGTGCAGACTCCATTCAGTGAGCAGGCGAGCGGGGGACTCTCCAAAGACGGCGAGGCCGCGCTCATCACGGTGCAGATCGAGGGTGAGGTCAGCACCGTCAAAGAATCGACCATCGAGGGACTCAAAAAGGCAACCGAAGAGATTCGGGATCAGCTGCCCTCGGGCGCCCAGGTCTCCTACGGCGGTGAGGCGTTCTCGGCCTCGGTCCCCGGCATCAGCCCGACCGAGGGTGTCGGCGTAATCATCGCGTTTGTTGTATTGATCCTCACACTCGGCTCGCTCATCGCAGCGGGCATGCCGCTGATTATCGCCATGCTCGGCGTCGGCGTCTCGATCGCGGGACTCTTCTTTGTAACCGCCTTCGTTGATCTCACATCGACCACTCCCATGCTTGCCCTCATGCTGGGCCTCGCGGTGGGCATCGACTACACACTCTTCATCGTGAGTCGCCACCAAGAGCAGCTGCGTGCGGGCCTCAGCGTCGAAGACTCGATCGCCCGCGCGACCGCAACCTCTGGCTCTGCCGTGGTGTTCGCGGGCCTCACGGTGATCATCGCGCTCGTTGGCCTGTCGGTCGCTGGCATTCCATTCCTCACTTCGCTCGGGATCGCCGCCGCCGCAGCGGTTGCCATCGCCGTGCTGATTGCGGTGACGCTGACCCCCGCGATCATGGCGATGGTCGGGCTGCGGATCCTGCCGAAGAAACAGCGGATTCGCTTGCGGGGGAGCGTAGCTTCGGTCAACACAGTAGGTGGCGACAACTCGAGCGATGATGCTGCGACTGCGCGCAGCATGACAAGGGACGAGACCGCGACCCACAACCCCGAACCAACTGACGGTTTTGACCCGCACACACCCTCCCGGGCCGACCGCTTCTTCGGCGGCTGGGTGCGCACGGTCACGAAGAAGCCGATCGTCACGATTCTGACCGTGCTTGTGCTGCTCGGCATTGCTGCGATCCCCGCTGCACAGCTGCGTCTCGCGCTGCCGAACGCAACTTCGCTCAGCGCGGATGATCCTGCCCGCGTCACCTACGAGCTCACGGGCGAGCACTTCGGCGAGGGCTACAACGGCCCGCTGCTGCTGACCGGATCGATCATTACGAGCACCGACCCCGTTGGCCTGATGAAGGATCTCGCTGACGAGGTGCGAAAGGTTCCCGGTGTTGCTGAGGTGCCACTTGCAACACCGAACCAGGGGGCCGACACCGGCATTATCCAGGTGATCCCCGACGAGGGACCGCACGCCGAGAGCACCACGGAACTCGTGCACAAACTGCGCGACATGCACGACACCTGGGAGAAGAAGTACGGTGTGAGCCTGGCCGTGACCGGCTTCACCGCGGTTGCGATCGACGTATCCGCGCTGCTGATGAACGCGCTGCTGCCGTTTGGCATCCTGGTAGTTGGCCTGTCGCTAGTGCTGCTCGCCATGGTCTTCCGCTCGGTGTGGGTGCCGATCAAGGCGACGCTCGGCTTTTTGCTGTCGGTCGGGGTCGCGTTTGGTGCTGTTGTGGCTGTATTCCAGTGGGGTTGGTTCTCGAACCTGCTCAACGTCAGTTCGACGGGGCCGATCCTGAGCTTCATGCCGATCATTTTGATGGGTGTGCTGTTTGGTCTCGCGATGGACTACGAGGTGTTTTTGGTCTCGCGCATCCGTGAGGAATACGTGCACGGCAAGACGGATCACCACGCCGACGCGCAGAGCGCGATCCGCAACGGCTTTGTTGGCAGCGCGAAGGTTGTGACCGCCGCCGCTCTCATCATGTTCGCCGTGTTTGCCGCGTTTGTGCCCGAGGGCGACCCGAGCATCAAGGTGATCGCGCTCGGCCTTGCAGTTGGTGTGTTCGTCGACGCGTTCATCGTGCGCATGACCCTCGTGCCTGCCGTGCTTGCACTGCTCGGGGATCGCGCATGGCGCATGCCGCGCTGGCTGTCGAAGATCCTCCCCTCGTTCGACGTGGAGGGTGAGGGCCTCGCGCGCGAGCTCGAGCACGCTGGCTGGCCCGAAGACATGCCCGACGCGGCGATTGCCGCCGAGCGGCTGCTGCTTCCGGGAAGCCTCCACGTGGATCATCTGCGTATCGCCCACGGTGAGACCCTGATGCTCGATCCGCGGGATCCCGTTGCCCTGCCACTCGCGCGACTGCTGACCGGCCGCGGCGCGATCGTTGCGGGCACACTCAAGGTCGACGGGCTGCTGCTGCCCGAGCGGGCCTCGTCACTGCGCACACGTTCGGCGTGGGCCAGCCTTGAATCCCTACGCGACGCCCTGCAGGATCGCGCCTCGGTTGTGCTGCTTGACCTGCGAGCGGCGGCTGAAGCGCCCATCTCGCTCGAGCGGATCGACGCCATGCACTCCGCGCTCGCCGCAAGAACGGTCGAGGCGGATCGCGGGGCCGCGCCACCCCTCACCCTTATCGTGCTCGGGGAACGAAGCCTGGCGGAGCGGATCCTGCCCGCCACCATCACCCTGCGCGAGCGCACCCTGTCTGACACACGACCCGCCGCACCTGCGTTCACCGCAGCGATCGCAGAAGGAGAGCTCGCATGACGCTCCCACTCACCAGGCTCAAGGGTGCAAAGCCCGTGAGCTGGACAACAATTCTCGGGATTGTGCTGGTGCCGCTGACCGTGGCCGGAATCCTGCTGTGGGGTCTATGGAACCCGAGTGACCGCCTCGAAAACGTGACCGCGGCTGTCGTGAACAACGACAAGCCGGTCGAGGTGAACGGGCAGACGGTGCCGCTCGGGCGCGTGCTCGCGGGTGAGCTGATTGGCGGCGACGCTGACACAAACTTCACCTGGCAGCTGACCGATAAGGATGACGCCAAGAAGGGTCTGAAGGACGGCCGCTACACGACGGTCATCACGATCCCCGAGAACTTCTCCGCGGCCGCGACCTCGCTGTCTCAGGGCCCTGAAAAGGCGAAGACCGCGCACATCGACATCGCGGAGAGTGACCAGGGGCGGCTTATCGACACTGCCCTCTCTGGCATCGTGACCCAGACGGCGACTTCCGTGCTGAACCAACAGTTGGGTGCCCAGTTCGTCGGCAACGTGTTCGTTGGCATGAATGAGTTGCACACCGGAATCGGCAAGGCCGCTGATGGGG is a genomic window containing:
- a CDS encoding TetR/AcrR family transcriptional regulator; translated protein: MMLHMFPDPEASDARVSAGSADGSNQVPEAALSARRLETRNRLLDAAAEVFTESGLQGASVESVCSRAGFTRGAFYSNFSSKEELFLALLDREYDQRTQFLQERAAELIPLLASRECLLTPEDTAQYVTEFFAPTGWESTWFALETEFMLLAMREPTSSLSLASFIVRSRLDLEELVEGILHAAGRRFTIPVDRAMPILGGIYERAFRITALAGPDAPEGLNELGGRIAELLFAITEDEG
- a CDS encoding MMPL family transporter, with the translated sequence MSTLLYALGRWATRARTLVLILWIALLALLGTGAALFGQGANAPISIPGTESQDAITQLGLTFPEVSGTSATIIVVAPKGEKVDAEPYKGIVDDAAKDLEDVTAVTAVQTPFSEQASGGLSKDGEAALITVQIEGEVSTVKESTIEGLKKATEEIRDQLPSGAQVSYGGEAFSASVPGISPTEGVGVIIAFVVLILTLGSLIAAGMPLIIAMLGVGVSIAGLFFVTAFVDLTSTTPMLALMLGLAVGIDYTLFIVSRHQEQLRAGLSVEDSIARATATSGSAVVFAGLTVIIALVGLSVAGIPFLTSLGIAAAAAVAIAVLIAVTLTPAIMAMVGLRILPKKQRIRLRGSVASVNTVGGDNSSDDAATARSMTRDETATHNPEPTDGFDPHTPSRADRFFGGWVRTVTKKPIVTILTVLVLLGIAAIPAAQLRLALPNATSLSADDPARVTYELTGEHFGEGYNGPLLLTGSIITSTDPVGLMKDLADEVRKVPGVAEVPLATPNQGADTGIIQVIPDEGPHAESTTELVHKLRDMHDTWEKKYGVSLAVTGFTAVAIDVSALLMNALLPFGILVVGLSLVLLAMVFRSVWVPIKATLGFLLSVGVAFGAVVAVFQWGWFSNLLNVSSTGPILSFMPIILMGVLFGLAMDYEVFLVSRIREEYVHGKTDHHADAQSAIRNGFVGSAKVVTAAALIMFAVFAAFVPEGDPSIKVIALGLAVGVFVDAFIVRMTLVPAVLALLGDRAWRMPRWLSKILPSFDVEGEGLARELEHAGWPEDMPDAAIAAERLLLPGSLHVDHLRIAHGETLMLDPRDPVALPLARLLTGRGAIVAGTLKVDGLLLPERASSLRTRSAWASLESLRDALQDRASVVLLDLRAAAEAPISLERIDAMHSALAARTVEADRGAAPPLTLIVLGERSLAERILPATITLRERTLSDTRPAAPAFTAAIAEGELA